In one Silene latifolia isolate original U9 population chromosome 10, ASM4854445v1, whole genome shotgun sequence genomic region, the following are encoded:
- the LOC141606368 gene encoding caffeic acid 3-O-methyltransferase-like, producing the protein MGSTSNDTTQMGEDEACSFAMTATSGSVPPMVLKAVVELEVLEIIKKAGPGAHLSPTEIVAQLPTTNPAAATMLDRMLRLLASYSFLTCSLRNLPDGRVERLYGLAPVCQFLTKNEDGVSLSALSLMNQDKILMESWYYLKDAVLDGGIPFNKAYGMTAFDYHGTDPRFNKVFNNGMSNHSTITMKRLLDNYKGFEGLKTLVDVGGGTGATLNMIISKHPSLKGINFDLPHVIEDAPAYDGVEHVGGDMFVEVPKGDAIFMKWICHDWSDEHCLSFLKNCYFALPDNGKVIVCEYILPVEPETSYAARTVFHVDAIMLAHNPGGKERTELEFEALAKGAGFQGFRVASSAYDTKIMEFLK; encoded by the exons atggGTTCGACTTCAAATGACACAACCCAAATGGGCGAGGACGAGGCATGCTCATTCGCTATGACAGCGACAAGTGGCTCAGTCCCGCCCATGGTTTTGAAAGCAGTGGTGGAGCTAGAGGTGCTGGAGATTATTAAAAAGGCGGGACCAGGGGCTCATCTTTCACCAACCGAGATAGTAGCACAGCTACCAACTACTAACCCGGCTGCCGCGACTATGTTGGACCGTATGCTTAGGTTATTGGCTAGCTACTCGTTTCTTACTTGTTCCCTAAGAAACCTCCCTGATGGGCGGGTCGAAAGGTTGTATGGGTTAGCTCCGGTTTGTCAGTTCTTGACTAAGAATGAAGATGGAGTTAGTTTGAGTGCTCTTTCTCTTATGAACCAGGATAAGATTCTTATGGAGAGTTG GTACTACTTGAAGGATGCAGTTCTTGATGGTGGAATTCCATTCAACAAGGCATATGGCATGACTGCATTTGACTACCATGGAACTGATCCAAGATTTAACAAAGTCTTCAACAATGGAATGTCAAATCACTCTACTATTACCATGAAGAGACTCCTAGACAATTATAAAGGATTCGAGGGTCTCAAAACCCTGGTCGATGTTGGTGGTGGTACTGGTGCTACTCTTAACATGATCATCTCTAAACACCCTTCTCTTAAGGGTATTAACTTCGATTTGCCTCATGTTATCGAGGATGCACCCGCCTATGATG GAGTGGAGCACGTGGGAGGAGATATGTTCGTCGAGGTGCCTAAGGGGGATGCTATATTCATGAAG TGGATTTGCCACGATTGGAGTGACGAGCATTGCCTAAGCTTCTTGAAGAACTGTTATTTTGCCTTGCCGGATAATGGCAAAGTGATCGTATGTGAGTACATCCTTCCAGTGGAACCGGAAACAAGCTATGCAGCTAGGACTGTTTTCCATGTAGACGCGATCATGTTAGCCCATAACCCTGGTGGTAAGGAGAGGACTGAGCTTGAATTTGAGGCCTTGGCTAAAGGTGCTGGTTTTCAAGGCTTTAGAGTGGCTTCTTCAGCTTATGATACTAAGATCATGGAATTTTTGAAATAG